One Halarcobacter ebronensis genomic window carries:
- a CDS encoding FKBP-type peptidyl-prolyl cis-trans isomerase, translated as MKLTRIKLSFIVPMTLSVLTAHTFATELKTDVQKESYSLGASTGNYISNQIYGQLQLGAQTDIDLIVQGFEDALKQKLQMDEKDIIASLNKRAETLNAVQKDNIKKEQEANAKKEKEFLANNEKKDGVIVTKSGLQYKVIKDAKGEKPKPESIVIINYKASLSDGYVFDDTYERKTPAHLSMVNVIDGLKEGLMLMSTGSKYTFYIPSKLAYGSVQMRDVPPNSALVFEIELSKVLKPGEMKVNNNVEIGHGTTKMETSKVSN; from the coding sequence ATGAAATTAACAAGGATAAAATTAAGTTTTATAGTACCAATGACTTTATCAGTACTAACAGCACACACTTTTGCTACAGAGCTAAAAACTGATGTACAAAAAGAGTCATATAGTTTAGGTGCTTCAACTGGTAACTATATAAGTAATCAAATATATGGACAACTTCAATTAGGTGCACAAACAGACATAGATCTGATTGTTCAAGGTTTTGAAGATGCATTAAAACAGAAGTTACAAATGGATGAGAAAGATATTATTGCTAGTTTGAACAAAAGAGCAGAAACATTAAATGCTGTTCAAAAAGATAATATAAAAAAAGAGCAAGAAGCAAATGCAAAAAAAGAGAAAGAGTTTCTTGCAAACAATGAAAAAAAAGATGGTGTAATAGTTACAAAATCTGGATTGCAATATAAAGTCATAAAAGACGCAAAAGGTGAGAAACCAAAACCTGAAAGTATTGTAATTATTAATTATAAAGCTTCACTTAGTGATGGATATGTGTTTGATGATACTTATGAGAGAAAAACTCCTGCACATTTATCAATGGTCAATGTTATAGATGGCTTAAAAGAGGGTCTAATGTTAATGAGTACTGGTTCAAAATATACATTTTACATCCCAAGTAAATTAGCTTATGGAAGTGTTCAAATGAGAGATGTTCCACCAAATTCAGCTCTTGTTTTTGAAATTGAACTATCAAAAGTTTTAAAACCTGGAGAAATGAAAGTAAATAATAATGTTGAAATAGGACATGGTACTACAAAAATGGAGACCTCAAAAGTTTCTAATTAA
- a CDS encoding multiheme c-type cytochrome yields the protein MKKVNRKLMLGLFLSVGVMASASFASSQDNSKMQMSKEAQHIIAENAGTKDTRGVVTLKDYVIQEKARYDWIFKNHPIFTKYLPNNKVVGKLSVVDRGEEFVEGGHGNDFQKYSKRKGVTSTMYRLPATDPLVFPNKFIGPDKCGECHAAQYEKWSRSRHSSTVRFPGEHPEVSNELNKSVFGPDTASILPKGITPDAIYCTIGHLRTKMGYFDAWLLRGTYHVVDGLLKDGTGTVVAGSNQFQRTWANDLTPDVAKEIRKYIPNFPVTLEEHGDNSGYVRGLASYAAKYKKGMAVQAASSYCQVCHPWKFDFKTTKEFEAALGNAKELQKHTISKGISCEECHGAGGHLKGGEGLMTSNCERCHQRFSFRPFLAEKYRNSKDPKMKARAAELGLTSKFKSAGPGCGTEGSQSYFTAHYEAGMRCTTCHDPHDVTGYVVTDTAKPGGVYQDTGDYLSSFYTKPSIRKSCASCHKEAAYIADNTKDTHSKVSCQSCHMPYLMSCENFYAVQYQDHGGFDTQRRSHIWKIDVSPDHKTLNPPDGQPREQTVPKKYKDWYIAKNDEGHNYIDLMWACGKTSWADKDMVDNKGCHSIVQSQLKNTLHFKDQNRIYDEVIGWQKPIKKIYSEVTVAIKGVYEMLDVTKLSVEDRSRVNELIEKAQETMDLIKKDGSWGVHGFKFTERRAKAAKAYVEEAQNILSKASK from the coding sequence ATGAAAAAAGTAAACAGAAAGCTAATGCTAGGTTTATTTTTGTCTGTAGGTGTTATGGCTAGTGCATCATTTGCATCAAGCCAAGACAATAGTAAAATGCAGATGAGTAAAGAGGCTCAACATATTATTGCTGAGAATGCTGGTACTAAAGATACAAGAGGCGTTGTAACTTTAAAAGATTATGTTATTCAAGAAAAAGCGAGATATGACTGGATTTTTAAAAACCATCCAATTTTTACAAAATATTTGCCAAACAATAAAGTTGTTGGTAAATTGAGTGTCGTAGATAGGGGTGAAGAGTTTGTAGAGGGTGGTCATGGTAATGATTTCCAAAAATATAGTAAAAGAAAAGGTGTTACTTCTACTATGTATAGACTACCAGCTACTGATCCATTAGTATTTCCAAATAAATTTATTGGACCTGATAAATGTGGTGAGTGTCACGCTGCACAATATGAAAAATGGAGTAGATCAAGACACTCTTCTACTGTTAGATTCCCAGGAGAACACCCTGAAGTAAGTAATGAGTTAAATAAATCAGTTTTCGGTCCTGATACAGCTTCAATCTTACCAAAAGGTATTACTCCCGACGCAATTTATTGTACAATAGGTCACCTTAGAACTAAAATGGGATACTTCGATGCTTGGCTGTTAAGAGGTACATACCATGTAGTTGATGGATTATTAAAAGATGGAACTGGTACAGTTGTAGCAGGTTCAAACCAATTTCAAAGAACTTGGGCAAATGATTTAACTCCTGATGTTGCAAAAGAGATTAGAAAATATATTCCTAATTTCCCAGTAACTTTGGAAGAACATGGTGATAATTCTGGTTATGTTAGAGGTTTAGCTTCTTATGCGGCTAAATATAAAAAAGGTATGGCTGTACAAGCTGCATCTTCATATTGTCAAGTTTGTCACCCTTGGAAATTTGATTTCAAAACTACAAAAGAGTTTGAAGCTGCACTTGGTAACGCAAAAGAGTTACAAAAACACACAATTTCAAAAGGTATTAGCTGTGAAGAGTGTCATGGTGCTGGTGGTCACTTAAAAGGTGGCGAAGGACTAATGACTTCAAACTGTGAAAGATGTCACCAAAGATTTAGTTTTAGACCTTTCTTAGCTGAAAAATATAGAAACTCTAAAGATCCAAAAATGAAAGCAAGAGCTGCTGAACTTGGATTAACATCTAAATTTAAATCTGCAGGTCCAGGATGTGGTACAGAAGGTTCACAATCATATTTTACTGCACACTATGAAGCAGGTATGAGATGTACTACATGTCACGATCCTCACGATGTAACAGGATATGTTGTAACTGATACAGCAAAACCAGGTGGTGTATATCAAGATACTGGTGATTATTTAAGTTCATTCTATACTAAACCAAGTATTAGAAAAAGTTGTGCAAGCTGTCACAAAGAAGCAGCATATATTGCTGATAATACAAAAGATACTCACAGTAAAGTATCTTGTCAATCTTGTCACATGCCTTATTTAATGAGTTGTGAAAACTTCTATGCTGTTCAATATCAAGATCATGGTGGATTTGATACACAAAGAAGATCTCATATTTGGAAAATTGATGTAAGTCCTGATCATAAAACTCTTAACCCACCAGATGGTCAACCAAGAGAACAAACAGTACCAAAAAAATACAAAGATTGGTATATTGCTAAAAATGATGAAGGGCACAACTATATTGACTTAATGTGGGCTTGTGGAAAAACTTCATGGGCAGATAAAGATATGGTAGACAATAAAGGATGCCATAGTATTGTTCAATCTCAATTGAAAAATACATTACACTTTAAAGACCAAAACAGAATTTATGATGAGGTTATAGGTTGGCAAAAACCAATCAAAAAAATCTACTCAGAAGTTACTGTTGCAATCAAAGGTGTATATGAAATGTTAGATGTAACTAAATTGAGTGTTGAAGATAGATCAAGAGTTAATGAATTAATTGAAAAAGCTCAAGAGACTATGGACTTAATCAAAAAAGATGGTTCATGGGGTGTGCATGGATTTAAATTCACTGAAAGAAGAGCAAAAGCTGCAAAAGCTTATGTTGAAGAGGCTCAAAATATTTTATCTAAAGCTTCTAAATAA
- a CDS encoding c-type heme family protein: protein MKFNFKFIIAIFIVLYAIITLLFFNFYKEIAIKDTRQEAGSMLNSMNAIRTYIEEIQRPMIYNLIEDNQSLDKYFDARILSSTYISQYIYEKQRQNKELKYRYKLVATNPLNPIHMATDFEANILNKFRDNKIQDYFSIIKENGESYFFIAKPISRNTKACLLCHGNPADAPKRLVDQYGDTRGFYEKEGDLRAMIYLKIAISDIIEYHKDEFVTGGITMFAVFIIFIILIYIIYNKNVKLQERKEILFEHQNRLAVMGSMIGNISHQWKQPLSHLSSMLINIELLSERGKLSHEKVLSKIGDANEQISFMSNTINDFKNFFSPKEINSDFKIEDIIGQSVRLLQASLNKNNIKVIIDIEENFTFVGSRNEFVQVFVNIINNAKDAFISNKIENREILIRSYKNGGKTIVSIQNNAGEISKEVIDKIFKPYFSTKDLSVATGIGLYICKVIIERYKGDISVKNIDDGVIFKIKF from the coding sequence GTGAAATTTAATTTCAAGTTTATAATAGCTATTTTTATTGTTTTATATGCAATAATTACCCTTCTTTTTTTCAATTTTTATAAAGAGATAGCTATAAAAGATACCAGACAAGAGGCTGGTTCTATGTTAAATAGTATGAATGCTATTAGAACCTATATTGAAGAAATCCAAAGACCTATGATATATAATCTTATTGAAGATAATCAATCCTTAGATAAATATTTTGATGCAAGAATACTCTCTTCAACTTATATTTCCCAATATATATATGAAAAACAAAGACAGAACAAAGAGTTAAAATATAGATACAAACTTGTAGCAACTAATCCTTTAAACCCTATTCACATGGCTACCGATTTTGAAGCAAATATTTTGAATAAATTTAGAGATAATAAAATTCAAGACTACTTTTCAATTATAAAAGAGAATGGAGAATCTTACTTCTTTATAGCAAAACCAATAAGTAGAAATACAAAAGCTTGTTTACTTTGTCATGGAAATCCAGCAGATGCCCCAAAAAGATTGGTAGATCAATATGGAGATACAAGAGGATTTTATGAAAAAGAGGGTGATCTAAGAGCTATGATATATCTTAAAATTGCCATATCTGATATTATTGAGTACCATAAAGATGAGTTTGTAACAGGTGGTATTACAATGTTTGCAGTTTTTATTATTTTTATTATTTTGATATATATAATCTATAATAAGAATGTGAAACTTCAAGAGAGAAAAGAGATTTTATTTGAACATCAAAATAGATTAGCAGTGATGGGAAGTATGATAGGAAATATCTCCCATCAGTGGAAACAACCCTTGTCCCATTTGTCCTCAATGCTTATAAATATTGAGCTTTTAAGTGAAAGAGGAAAACTAAGCCATGAAAAAGTACTTAGTAAAATAGGTGATGCAAATGAACAAATCTCTTTTATGTCAAATACAATTAATGATTTTAAAAACTTCTTCTCACCAAAAGAGATTAATAGTGATTTTAAAATTGAAGATATTATTGGACAATCTGTAAGACTGCTTCAAGCCTCACTTAATAAAAACAATATAAAAGTAATAATTGATATAGAAGAGAATTTTACTTTTGTGGGTTCTAGAAATGAGTTTGTTCAAGTATTTGTAAATATTATAAACAATGCAAAAGATGCTTTTATCTCAAATAAAATAGAGAATAGAGAGATTCTTATTCGTTCATATAAAAATGGAGGAAAAACTATTGTTTCAATTCAAAATAATGCAGGAGAGATAAGCAAAGAGGTAATAGATAAAATATTTAAACCCTATTTTTCCACAAAAGATTTAAGTGTTGCAACAGGTATTGGTCTTTATATTTGTAAAGTTATAATTGAGAGATATAAAGGTGATATTAGTGTTAAAAATATTGATGATGGAGTTATCTTTAAAATAAAATTTTAA
- a CDS encoding TonB-dependent receptor domain-containing protein, with protein sequence MDKSRVLLSAITSFAIFSTHILADEAVKNVESVDVWDTQIISSSLNLGENSIETKQADHLSDLLRDLPGVDVGGTHSINNRINIRGLQDENLDITLDGAKIQNANMFHHIGNLLINPDILKRANIQVGTNSVVNGSLGGSVAFETKDGKDMLTDGKNYGARISTTYESNDSLGGSLSAYGKVFENADFLIYHNYLNKNNWKDGNGTETFGVDGEVNNTLIKFGVNLTDNQRLSLSYDTLKDEGDYAPRPDFGREYNEARTGLDTFPTEYTRETIILKHELDLDDKLFLTTSIYSNENELERYEGPLSSGSRVRPPAGLPAGTSSFEGMLIGKVKTEGINSKAQSFVETGSISHRFTYGGLYDKQTSKVTWEGKKYGDDEEAKSLAFYIEDAIDFNNGLIVTPGIRYNNYDFDGSYGKMDDSEVTYGLATEYSVNEDLTLFASATTLFKGVEMVDVLASNRAVVADNTNLKSETGINKEIGFKYIKNNILGADTIGVSFTYFNTTIDDYIFQDSSAMSNMGELDIKGFEANFAYNKGNLNSLLTYAHSSSNFERTGEPLIEEPGDSISLGIDYKLTPRLDISWESLFVLKEDDVPSGAYQEKKAYDVHDIALKWRPESVKDLTVIAGVENIFDKAYSSHISENRYFAGYGYTTDYEPGRNFKITLAYKF encoded by the coding sequence ATGGATAAAAGTAGGGTTTTATTAAGTGCAATTACATCTTTTGCAATTTTTTCAACGCATATATTAGCAGATGAAGCTGTTAAAAATGTTGAGTCAGTTGATGTTTGGGATACGCAAATTATTAGTTCATCTTTAAATTTAGGTGAGAATTCAATAGAGACAAAACAAGCTGATCATTTAAGTGATTTGTTAAGAGATCTTCCTGGAGTTGATGTTGGTGGAACTCACTCTATTAATAATAGAATAAATATTAGAGGACTTCAAGATGAAAATTTAGACATTACCCTTGATGGAGCAAAAATTCAAAATGCAAATATGTTTCACCATATTGGAAATCTTTTAATCAACCCAGATATTTTGAAAAGAGCAAATATTCAAGTTGGTACAAATTCTGTTGTAAATGGAAGTTTGGGTGGTTCTGTAGCTTTTGAGACAAAAGATGGAAAAGATATGCTTACTGATGGGAAAAATTATGGAGCTAGAATCTCTACAACATATGAATCAAATGATAGTTTAGGTGGTTCTCTCTCTGCATATGGAAAAGTTTTTGAAAATGCAGATTTTCTAATTTATCACAACTATTTAAATAAAAATAACTGGAAAGATGGTAATGGTACTGAAACTTTTGGTGTAGATGGAGAGGTTAATAATACACTTATTAAATTTGGTGTTAATCTAACTGACAATCAAAGGCTTTCTCTCTCTTATGATACTTTAAAAGATGAGGGTGATTATGCACCAAGACCAGATTTTGGTAGAGAGTATAATGAGGCAAGAACAGGTTTAGATACTTTTCCTACTGAATATACAAGAGAGACAATAATCCTAAAACATGAGTTAGATTTAGATGATAAACTATTTTTAACTACTTCAATTTATTCAAATGAAAATGAGTTAGAAAGATATGAAGGTCCTTTAAGCAGTGGATCAAGAGTTAGACCACCCGCAGGACTTCCAGCTGGAACAAGTAGTTTTGAAGGAATGTTAATTGGAAAAGTAAAAACAGAGGGGATTAACTCTAAAGCTCAATCATTTGTTGAAACAGGTTCAATCTCACATAGATTTACTTATGGTGGCCTTTATGATAAACAAACAAGTAAAGTAACTTGGGAGGGTAAAAAATATGGAGATGATGAAGAGGCAAAATCTTTAGCATTTTATATTGAAGATGCAATAGATTTTAATAATGGTTTAATCGTAACTCCAGGTATTAGATATAACAACTATGATTTTGATGGTTCATATGGGAAGATGGATGATAGTGAAGTTACTTATGGTTTGGCAACAGAGTATAGTGTAAATGAAGATTTAACTCTATTTGCAAGTGCAACAACACTTTTTAAAGGTGTAGAGATGGTTGATGTTTTAGCATCAAATAGAGCAGTTGTTGCAGATAATACCAATTTAAAATCTGAAACAGGTATAAATAAAGAGATTGGATTTAAATATATTAAAAACAATATCTTAGGTGCGGATACAATAGGAGTCTCTTTCACATATTTTAATACTACAATTGATGATTATATATTCCAAGACTCTTCAGCAATGTCAAATATGGGAGAGTTAGATATAAAAGGTTTTGAGGCAAATTTTGCATACAATAAAGGGAATTTAAACTCACTTCTAACATACGCTCACTCATCTTCAAACTTTGAGAGAACAGGTGAACCTTTGATTGAAGAGCCAGGAGATTCAATCTCTTTAGGAATTGATTATAAATTGACTCCACGATTAGATATCTCTTGGGAGTCTTTATTTGTACTAAAAGAGGATGATGTTCCTTCAGGAGCTTATCAAGAGAAAAAAGCTTATGATGTACATGATATAGCACTTAAATGGAGACCAGAAAGTGTAAAAGATTTAACAGTTATTGCAGGAGTTGAAAACATCTTTGACAAAGCTTACTCTTCTCATATTTCAGAAAATAGATATTTTGCAGGATATGGGTATACAACTGATTATGAGCCAGGAAGAAACTTTAAAATCACGTTGGCATATAAATTTTAA
- a CDS encoding response regulator transcription factor produces MKSNSRLDILSDKKVLCADDNEGILKEIIEILELFFKDVVGVNNGERALDEAKNNLYDVMIFDISMPNMDGLEAIKKIRKFNKKVPIIILSAHTDQEYLWRAVDLKITKYLTKPFIKEEILDALELVALELVDYNPTLSLNEHCFYDFSKKQLENENRVIPLSKSESRLLEYFFNNLNQVITYDLILDYMWDYDKPSKEAVKAIVKELRKKIGGDVIKNIYGLGYKCEI; encoded by the coding sequence ATGAAATCAAATAGTAGATTAGATATTTTATCGGATAAAAAGGTTTTGTGTGCTGATGACAATGAAGGTATATTAAAAGAGATTATAGAGATTTTAGAACTTTTTTTCAAAGATGTTGTTGGCGTTAATAATGGAGAAAGAGCCTTAGATGAGGCAAAAAATAATTTATATGATGTAATGATTTTTGATATTTCCATGCCAAATATGGATGGTTTGGAAGCAATTAAAAAAATCAGAAAATTTAATAAAAAAGTTCCTATTATTATTCTCTCTGCACATACCGATCAAGAGTATTTATGGCGAGCTGTTGATCTTAAAATCACAAAATATTTAACAAAACCTTTTATAAAAGAAGAGATTTTAGATGCTTTGGAGTTGGTTGCATTGGAACTTGTTGATTATAATCCAACACTAAGCTTAAATGAACACTGTTTTTATGATTTTTCTAAAAAACAGTTAGAAAATGAGAATAGAGTTATTCCATTATCAAAAAGCGAAAGTAGATTGTTGGAGTATTTCTTTAATAATCTAAATCAAGTCATAACTTATGATTTGATACTTGATTATATGTGGGATTATGATAAACCAAGCAAAGAGGCTGTAAAAGCAATAGTAAAAGAGCTTAGAAAAAAAATTGGTGGGGATGTCATAAAAAATATTTATGGTTTAGGTTATAAGTGTGAAATTTAA
- a CDS encoding 4Fe-4S dicluster domain-containing protein, whose protein sequence is MSSENKRRSFIKGIGLGSALLGSIQYGLNASEESKKKKPHYAMLFDQNKCVGCSDCEIACAKVNHVPKGQHRLYVEDQTNPNDLKFKKYMRVSCQQCVDSPCTEVCPTKACHKDSITNIVTMNTDDCIGCKYCIVACPYDVRFINEETNAAENCNFCLNTNFKEGKEPGCVAACKYDALVFGDLNDEESYINKILAVKDAARLKPGFGTKPSLRYIPKLKTGVYDE, encoded by the coding sequence ATGAGTAGTGAAAATAAAAGAAGAAGCTTCATAAAAGGAATAGGTTTAGGGTCTGCTCTTCTTGGTTCTATTCAGTATGGCTTGAATGCCTCTGAAGAGAGCAAAAAGAAAAAACCTCATTATGCAATGCTATTTGACCAAAATAAATGTGTTGGCTGTAGTGACTGTGAAATAGCATGTGCAAAAGTAAATCATGTACCGAAAGGACAACATAGGTTATATGTTGAAGATCAGACCAATCCTAATGATTTAAAATTTAAAAAATATATGAGAGTCTCTTGTCAACAGTGTGTGGATTCACCTTGTACAGAAGTTTGCCCAACAAAGGCTTGTCATAAAGACTCTATTACAAACATAGTTACCATGAATACAGATGACTGTATTGGATGCAAATATTGTATTGTAGCATGTCCTTATGATGTGAGATTTATTAATGAAGAGACAAATGCAGCAGAAAACTGTAACTTTTGTCTTAATACAAATTTTAAAGAGGGCAAAGAACCTGGATGTGTAGCTGCATGTAAATATGATGCACTTGTGTTTGGGGATTTAAATGATGAAGAATCTTATATAAATAAGATATTAGCTGTAAAAGATGCGGCTAGACTAAAACCTGGCTTCGGTACAAAACCAAGTCTTAGATATATACCAAAACTCAAAACAGGAGTTTATGATGAATGA
- a CDS encoding alpha/beta hydrolase-fold protein: protein MNINSKKVVRVILLPLLLFSFCFANDAKEIEVQIEANGINKTSIKFSKDEYIVGSYSFSSDVESLNLLDEKRNLIRRLDKDNKKNGNFYFLADATQNYFFEIKNLNESNKVKIKIEKVVTTKGNSSAENEDFLSKKIEEVYKELKNKGNTDRFWENVKKEGTPLVEEYDKESYVLTFLYRDAKKDVKILGAPVSEHVKLKRLLESDIWYKSFIVPKGTRLSYQLAPDTPIFEGTRWEKRVSILATAQKDNYNKYPLIYGNYKDKYNISSSIVLPNGKLKDWSLEKAKENFDKKEITFKSEYLKNSRDITILRPKELKKEKEYPLLFIFDSVDYQSKIDTQTILNNLISKDVIPEVIAVFIANPTPKSRATELPCNEDFANFMAKELYPYIKKEFKKEFKASNNILIGSSYGGLASSYIAFKYPNIFGKVLSMSGSYWWKPDEDKEYRWLSKEFIKSEKVPVEFFLSAGIFEGGDSEIEILNSNRYFRDILRAKDYKVFYEEIAGGHDYFSWRVILPYGLKILLNK from the coding sequence TTGAATATAAATTCTAAAAAAGTAGTAAGGGTAATTTTATTACCTTTGCTTCTTTTCTCTTTTTGTTTTGCAAATGATGCAAAAGAGATAGAGGTACAAATAGAAGCAAATGGTATAAATAAGACATCAATAAAGTTTTCAAAAGATGAGTATATTGTTGGTTCTTATAGTTTTAGTAGTGATGTTGAGTCCTTAAATCTTTTAGATGAAAAAAGAAATTTGATTAGAAGATTAGATAAAGATAATAAAAAAAACGGCAATTTCTACTTTTTAGCAGATGCTACGCAAAACTATTTTTTTGAAATAAAAAATTTAAATGAGAGCAATAAAGTTAAAATTAAAATTGAAAAAGTTGTTACTACAAAAGGAAATAGTAGTGCAGAAAATGAAGATTTTTTAAGTAAAAAAATAGAAGAAGTTTATAAAGAATTAAAAAACAAAGGCAATACAGATAGGTTTTGGGAAAATGTTAAAAAAGAGGGAACTCCTTTAGTTGAAGAGTATGACAAGGAGAGTTATGTTTTAACTTTTTTATATAGAGATGCAAAAAAAGATGTAAAAATATTAGGTGCTCCTGTTTCAGAACATGTAAAACTAAAAAGATTATTAGAAAGTGATATTTGGTATAAAAGTTTTATTGTGCCTAAAGGAACAAGACTATCTTATCAATTAGCCCCTGATACTCCAATTTTTGAAGGAACTAGATGGGAAAAGAGAGTATCAATTTTAGCAACGGCTCAAAAAGATAATTATAATAAATATCCACTAATTTATGGAAATTATAAAGATAAATATAATATATCTTCATCAATTGTTTTACCAAATGGTAAGTTAAAAGATTGGTCTTTAGAAAAAGCTAAAGAGAACTTTGATAAAAAAGAGATAACTTTTAAAAGTGAGTATCTTAAAAATAGTAGAGATATAACTATTTTAAGACCAAAAGAGCTGAAAAAAGAGAAAGAGTATCCACTGCTTTTTATTTTTGATTCTGTTGATTATCAATCTAAAATCGATACACAAACAATTTTAAATAATCTTATTTCAAAAGATGTTATTCCTGAAGTAATAGCAGTTTTTATAGCAAATCCTACACCAAAATCAAGGGCCACAGAACTTCCTTGTAATGAAGATTTTGCAAATTTTATGGCAAAAGAGTTATATCCATACATAAAAAAAGAGTTTAAAAAAGAGTTCAAAGCCTCAAATAATATCTTGATTGGTTCAAGTTATGGAGGATTGGCATCTTCATATATTGCATTTAAATATCCAAATATTTTTGGAAAAGTTTTAAGTATGTCAGGCTCTTATTGGTGGAAACCTGATGAAGATAAAGAGTATAGATGGTTATCAAAAGAGTTTATAAAAAGTGAAAAAGTTCCTGTAGAGTTTTTTTTAAGTGCAGGAATTTTTGAAGGTGGAGATAGTGAAATTGAGATATTAAACTCAAATAGATATTTTAGAGATATTCTAAGAGCAAAAGATTATAAAGTTTTTTATGAAGAGATTGCAGGAGGACATGACTATTTTTCTTGGAGAGTTATTCTACCTTATGGTCTTAAAATATTGTTAAATAAATAA
- a CDS encoding PepSY-associated TM helix domain-containing protein, with amino-acid sequence MNIDNLYLKYLIRSHTIIGIFVLFFFFLSTYFGTITLLKPYLNSWQNPSRYFVDTSKNIDLDSSINNALKQLGNPKDRVQVELPSFKDRALSVNFGLSNKVYVNPATGELLDTKLEDNFLSDFFNKMHINLNMSKVGQTLIGLSSIGIIFLTFTGVYLWLLNRKNRVKVKNFWFKWHKDLSLIAVPYIFAFAISGAFFGFTLGNSEFFTKSATNGKESSTGKVVRPIIYPPLAKVKMSNESAEMLSFLTLFNIAKEKYPELKITNINLFKWEDKNAQIVFSGYLQNNRILTGKVNRATVTLSGVNGELIDKKGLEKSHLISTFLSGFYFFHFIPDEGFVVRLLYFIFGIGFAISMVFGLLIWIEKSKSKVSINGNYFSIFSKLIFASSLGIIPATTFVVLLYWLLPFDIEDRATWLSGSFFAFWSFSLFLCVYIKKTLITLKIFTFFTTIFLILIFFVHQITTGFFIWELYFSNLKVAFYIDLTILAFSILLSILIFKIEKIKFLKRFEGL; translated from the coding sequence ATGAATATAGATAATCTTTATTTAAAATATTTAATTAGATCACATACAATAATAGGTATTTTTGTTCTGTTTTTTTTCTTCTTATCAACCTATTTTGGAACAATAACTTTATTAAAGCCATATCTAAATAGTTGGCAAAATCCTTCTAGATATTTTGTTGATACTTCAAAAAATATAGATTTGGATAGTTCAATTAACAATGCTTTAAAACAACTTGGAAATCCAAAAGATAGAGTTCAAGTTGAGTTACCTTCTTTTAAAGATAGAGCTTTAAGTGTAAACTTTGGTTTATCAAATAAAGTTTATGTAAATCCAGCTACAGGAGAGCTTTTAGATACGAAATTAGAAGACAATTTTCTATCAGATTTTTTCAATAAAATGCATATTAATTTAAACATGTCAAAAGTTGGACAAACACTAATTGGTCTCTCATCTATAGGTATTATTTTTCTAACTTTTACAGGAGTATATCTTTGGCTTTTAAATAGGAAAAACAGAGTAAAAGTAAAGAATTTTTGGTTTAAGTGGCACAAAGATTTATCTTTGATTGCAGTTCCATATATTTTTGCTTTTGCTATAAGTGGTGCTTTTTTTGGTTTTACCCTTGGTAATTCAGAGTTTTTTACTAAAAGTGCAACAAATGGAAAAGAGAGTAGTACTGGGAAAGTTGTACGACCTATTATTTATCCTCCTTTAGCAAAAGTAAAGATGAGTAATGAGAGTGCTGAAATGTTGTCTTTCTTGACTCTATTTAATATAGCTAAAGAGAAATATCCAGAGTTAAAGATTACAAATATAAATCTTTTTAAATGGGAAGATAAAAATGCACAGATTGTATTTAGTGGATATTTACAAAACAACAGAATATTAACAGGAAAAGTAAATAGAGCAACAGTAACATTAAGTGGTGTAAACGGGGAATTAATTGATAAAAAAGGTTTAGAAAAAAGTCATCTAATAAGCACCTTCTTATCTGGATTTTACTTTTTCCATTTTATTCCAGATGAGGGGTTTGTTGTTAGATTACTCTATTTTATATTTGGTATAGGTTTTGCTATTAGTATGGTTTTTGGACTTCTTATTTGGATAGAGAAGAGCAAATCAAAAGTGAGTATAAATGGGAACTATTTTAGTATTTTTTCAAAACTTATTTTTGCTTCATCTTTAGGAATTATTCCTGCAACAACTTTTGTTGTTTTGCTCTATTGGCTTCTTCCTTTTGATATAGAAGATAGAGCAACTTGGTTAAGTGGTTCTTTTTTTGCTTTTTGGAGTTTTTCTCTATTTCTTTGTGTTTATATTAAAAAAACACTTATAACTCTAAAAATCTTTACTTTTTTTACCACGATATTTTTGATATTAATCTTTTTTGTTCATCAAATAACAACAGGATTTTTTATTTGGGAACTCTATTTTAGTAATCTAAAAGTAGCTTTTTATATTGATTTGACAATACTTGCTTTCTCTATTTTATTGTCTATTTTAATTTTCAAAATAGAGAAAATAAAATTTCTAAAAAGATTTGAAGGTTTATAG